In Thermodesulfobacteriota bacterium, a single window of DNA contains:
- a CDS encoding protein-disulfide reductase DsbD domain-containing protein, whose product MIKVLISAFLLSLSSIFSLAQVFPPSVEAKLVSNADLVEPGDTFNLGVVFAIEPGWHIYWKNPGASGLATQVDFSVPQGFAIGNLNWPIPSSIKNPQGGIDYGYEQSLLLWSNIKVPDGAKIKDSHRISVNVSWVSCKDICVPGSKTLIYDLKLGDETKQNGSSIFTAWSNKLPTDINKTKKTFDVKVDTTKVKAKLYRVNLTIQSDTKLMSPQFFPNPGENISIQDISYQTLSGDKGFVISLDVIEKNKGSVKNAELDGLIVYNDQVGDRSALAITIDLDEI is encoded by the coding sequence TTGATTAAGGTTTTAATAAGCGCTTTTTTACTATCATTATCTTCCATCTTTTCTTTAGCACAAGTATTTCCCCCTTCAGTAGAAGCCAAGTTAGTTTCTAACGCAGATTTGGTAGAGCCCGGAGACACATTTAATCTTGGTGTAGTTTTTGCCATTGAACCAGGTTGGCATATCTATTGGAAGAACCCTGGAGCAAGCGGGCTTGCAACCCAAGTTGATTTTTCGGTCCCGCAAGGTTTTGCTATAGGTAATCTTAATTGGCCAATCCCATCATCTATTAAAAACCCACAGGGCGGAATTGACTACGGATATGAACAATCTCTACTCCTATGGTCAAATATAAAAGTTCCAGATGGAGCAAAAATTAAGGACTCACATAGAATATCTGTAAATGTTTCGTGGGTGAGCTGTAAGGACATTTGTGTTCCCGGCTCCAAAACACTTATATATGACTTAAAACTTGGCGATGAAACTAAGCAAAATGGATCTTCAATTTTTACAGCTTGGTCAAATAAGCTGCCTACTGATATTAATAAGACTAAAAAAACATTTGATGTTAAAGTTGATACAACAAAAGTAAAAGCCAAATTATATAGAGTCAACTTAACTATACAATCTGATACCAAGCTTATGAGTCCGCAGTTTTTCCCGAATCCGGGGGAAAATATTTCAATCCAGGATATTTCCTATCAAACTCTTTCGGGAGATAAAGGCTTTGTTATATCACTTGATGTAATAGAGAAAAATAAAGGTAGTGTTAAAAATGCTGAATTAGATGGCTTGATAGTATATAATGATCAAGTCGGTGATCGTTCAGCTCTAGCAATTACGATTGATCTAGACGAAATTTAG
- a CDS encoding FAD-dependent oxidoreductase, translating to MPVRKKIKIIGGGFAGVKCALTLRKKLKREEADIILYNSENYLVFQPLLAEVVGASISPEPVAVPLRQMLPGVYCRTEDIINIDVENNFVEYLGNRNKKGQMFYDHLVIACGSSVNLGMIPGMSDHAFPLKTVGDAIALRYHVMQQMENAEIAEDVYKRQWFLSFVVVGGGFSGVEVAGEINDLVRDTRKFFRNIKKEEIKVTVVHSRDQLLPEVSSKLRDFTRVKMEQAGINVILNRRVSYVTPEGVGFADGTMINGATIVCTVGNATSPIIQKMEAPKERGRLVTEPDMRVKDHNNVWAVGDCAYIMNSFNNEPSPPTGQFAERQGTQAALNIVREIKGKETKPFYFKPLGQLCAIGGQNAVAEFLGLHISGFLAWFLWRSVYLFKLPTFSHRLKVGFDWAWEIFYSRDLAHPKSDQTQRVSKSHFQPGDYIFREGDPSNNFYIVEKGEVEIVRQAATDDEKILAILGEGDFFGELALLDHRTRSSSVRAKTELEVTVMGSKVFEQISSALRPFRDFLADAVRRRSGSMWQKVPEVFEMLNAEPLSTFVRPVLINLDPDDTFEQAVKTLSEKELDFCCVIDSSNKLKGILTRTDIFRAVESGAEPDTKVEDFMTKSPIVITQSDTCTLVAATMRDHNLKWIPVVDNLENRDIKGYIRRDKMINFVLEKFHERHEIASNE from the coding sequence ATGCCTGTGAGAAAAAAGATAAAGATTATTGGCGGCGGTTTTGCCGGAGTTAAATGCGCTCTCACTCTTAGAAAGAAGCTCAAGCGAGAAGAAGCCGATATTATTTTATATAACAGTGAAAACTATCTAGTGTTCCAGCCCCTTTTGGCAGAAGTTGTCGGGGCCTCAATCAGCCCTGAGCCAGTGGCTGTTCCACTTAGGCAAATGCTTCCGGGGGTTTACTGTAGAACTGAAGATATTATCAACATCGATGTCGAAAATAACTTTGTTGAGTATCTAGGAAACCGTAACAAAAAGGGTCAGATGTTCTATGATCATTTAGTTATAGCATGCGGCTCCTCAGTTAACCTTGGAATGATACCAGGTATGTCCGATCATGCGTTCCCGCTTAAAACCGTAGGTGATGCTATTGCTCTTAGATATCATGTGATGCAACAGATGGAAAATGCAGAGATTGCTGAGGATGTATATAAAAGACAATGGTTTTTGTCCTTTGTAGTTGTTGGGGGCGGTTTTAGTGGTGTGGAGGTAGCAGGTGAAATTAACGATTTAGTAAGAGATACTAGAAAATTTTTTAGAAACATCAAAAAAGAAGAAATTAAAGTGACGGTTGTCCATTCAAGAGACCAGCTACTGCCAGAGGTGAGCTCTAAATTAAGAGATTTTACAAGAGTTAAAATGGAGCAGGCTGGCATAAATGTAATTCTAAATCGAAGAGTTTCCTACGTGACCCCAGAAGGCGTAGGTTTTGCAGACGGGACAATGATAAATGGAGCAACAATTGTGTGCACAGTTGGAAATGCCACTTCTCCAATCATACAGAAAATGGAAGCACCAAAAGAGCGTGGAAGGCTAGTTACAGAGCCTGATATGAGAGTAAAAGACCACAATAACGTATGGGCCGTTGGCGACTGCGCATATATTATGAATTCTTTTAATAACGAGCCTTCGCCTCCAACTGGGCAGTTTGCTGAGCGTCAGGGAACGCAAGCCGCTTTGAACATCGTTAGGGAAATAAAAGGAAAAGAGACTAAGCCTTTTTATTTCAAGCCTCTTGGTCAGCTCTGTGCGATCGGCGGGCAAAATGCAGTTGCGGAATTTTTGGGACTTCACATATCAGGTTTTTTAGCATGGTTTTTATGGAGATCCGTCTATCTATTTAAGCTCCCTACTTTTTCTCATAGATTAAAAGTCGGTTTTGACTGGGCTTGGGAGATCTTCTATTCGAGAGACCTTGCTCATCCAAAGTCTGATCAAACCCAGAGGGTTAGCAAATCACATTTTCAGCCAGGTGATTATATATTTCGTGAGGGTGATCCTTCAAATAACTTTTATATCGTTGAAAAAGGCGAGGTTGAAATTGTAAGACAAGCTGCAACAGATGACGAAAAGATACTTGCAATATTAGGGGAGGGCGACTTTTTTGGTGAGCTTGCCCTTTTGGACCATAGAACCAGAAGCTCTTCAGTGAGAGCTAAAACAGAGCTAGAGGTTACTGTAATGGGAAGCAAAGTGTTTGAGCAGATCTCAAGCGCGCTCAGACCTTTTAGAGATTTTCTTGCAGATGCCGTTAGGAGAAGAAGCGGCAGTATGTGGCAAAAAGTACCAGAAGTGTTTGAGATGCTAAATGCAGAGCCGCTTTCCACCTTTGTAAGGCCAGTCCTGATAAATCTGGATCCCGATGATACCTTTGAACAAGCAGTAAAAACATTGAGCGAAAAAGAGCTAGATTTTTGCTGTGTCATTGACAGCTCAAACAAATTAAAAGGCATCCTCACTAGAACGGATATATTTAGGGCCGTTGAATCCGGTGCGGAGCCTGATACAAAAGTAGAAGACTTTATGACTAAATCCCCTATAGTGATAACACAAAGTGACACGTGCACTCTTGTTGCCGCGACTATGAGGGATCATAACCTTAAATGGATCCCGGTTGTTGATAACTTGGAAAATCGTGACATCAAAGGTTATATCAGAAGAGATAAAATGATCAATTTTGTGTTGGAAAAGTTTCATGAAAGGCACGAAATAGCTTCAAATGAGTGA
- a CDS encoding DoxX family protein: MNNLALFLFRILVSAAMILGHGLGKLLNPEPFIQNIVNMGLPMPEISAYLAIAAETLLPLLIIFGLFTRVSALIAGLNMAVAAFAVHLLIFADPFSKLELAFLYMVCFLFIALVGPGGWTVQKLFGTDT; encoded by the coding sequence ATGAATAATTTAGCTCTTTTTCTGTTTCGTATTTTAGTGAGTGCTGCAATGATATTGGGTCATGGTCTTGGTAAACTCTTAAACCCTGAACCCTTTATTCAAAACATAGTTAATATGGGCCTTCCGATGCCAGAAATATCAGCCTATTTAGCCATAGCTGCTGAAACTTTATTGCCGCTTCTGATTATATTTGGTCTGTTTACCAGAGTCTCAGCCTTAATTGCTGGGTTGAATATGGCAGTAGCAGCATTTGCGGTGCATCTATTGATCTTCGCAGACCCATTCTCAAAGCTAGAGCTAGCATTTCTCTACATGGTCTGTTTTCTTTTTATAGCATTAGTTGGACCCGGTGGATGGACGGTCCAAAAGTTATTTGGCACAGATACTTGA